A genomic window from Xenorhabdus cabanillasii includes:
- a CDS encoding IS5 family transposase — MPPRSALKKDKLASEYHRRKLDELGDPLLVLDKYVDFSALADTVDRVAPRIISPKGGRPPFPTEVMVRIIILKHFHNLSDEKMEYQLLDRMSWQRFCRLTDVINIPDRNTIGYFEKRIGQEGAKALFEEAKHQLSAQGFIPRGGQVIDATLIPVPKQHNKKEENEQIRQGKTPDDWTANKRCQKDTEATWTKKHGKSYFGYKLTINVDTKYKVIRNIATGTASAHDSQFFEAVLERSNTSRDIYADKGYASQMREHALKEQGYRVHIQRKALRKKPLSACQKRRNKKIAKTRARVEHIFGSFSQMGDKLIRTVGRLRANFAMILKATCYDLQRLVYFGKSGLHAF, encoded by the coding sequence ATACCGCCTCGTTCTGCTTTAAAAAAAGACAAGCTGGCATCCGAATATCACCGTCGAAAACTCGATGAATTAGGTGATCCACTGCTTGTTCTTGATAAATATGTTGATTTCTCGGCACTGGCTGACACCGTAGACCGTGTCGCGCCACGGATTATTTCTCCCAAAGGCGGACGCCCGCCATTCCCGACTGAGGTGATGGTTCGCATCATTATCCTGAAACATTTCCATAATCTTTCTGATGAAAAGATGGAATATCAACTGCTTGACCGAATGAGCTGGCAACGTTTTTGTCGCTTGACCGATGTCATTAATATTCCAGACCGTAACACGATTGGGTATTTCGAAAAACGGATTGGGCAGGAAGGGGCCAAGGCATTGTTTGAAGAAGCGAAGCATCAGCTTTCGGCACAGGGATTCATTCCCCGAGGTGGCCAAGTCATTGATGCCACGTTGATTCCGGTTCCTAAGCAACACAATAAGAAAGAAGAGAATGAACAAATTCGTCAGGGTAAAACCCCTGATGACTGGACAGCAAACAAACGATGCCAGAAAGATACCGAGGCAACCTGGACGAAAAAGCACGGTAAAAGTTATTTTGGCTATAAACTTACCATTAATGTCGATACAAAATATAAAGTGATTCGCAACATCGCGACAGGAACCGCCTCCGCACATGATAGCCAGTTTTTTGAAGCCGTTTTGGAACGGTCAAATACAAGCCGGGACATTTATGCGGATAAAGGGTATGCCAGCCAGATGCGTGAACACGCGCTGAAGGAACAGGGCTATCGTGTTCATATTCAGAGAAAAGCGTTACGAAAGAAGCCATTATCAGCCTGTCAGAAAAGACGAAATAAGAAAATAGCGAAAACCCGGGCACGGGTAGAACATATCTTTGGTTCATTCTCCCAGATGGGTGACAAACTCATCCGAACGGTAGGCCGGCTGCGAGCCAATTTTGCGATGATTCTGAAGGCCACTTGTTATGATTTACAACGTTTGGTTTATTTTGGAAAATCCGGCCTTCATGCCTTTTAA
- a CDS encoding LysR substrate-binding domain-containing protein: MTTTNAFASYWLMPRMELFRQTFPEITLYIHTSDTIISLEENNIDIAIRYGDTPDEQMTSYLLSEDSFTVVASPQLKINSLDDLLNFPLIHVKERRFPKYPVDWEKWRSIFGPSSLNVDEGVHFTDEVHAMQYVIAGQGVFISSRVIADDAINNGLLYQPLEQKLTGCRYYFIENKTGVKKEIITHFRKWLIEQIQLSKKQYITDNEF, encoded by the coding sequence TTGACAACAACAAATGCGTTTGCTTCATATTGGTTAATGCCGAGAATGGAATTATTCAGACAAACTTTCCCTGAAATCACACTGTATATTCACACTAGCGATACTATTATTTCATTAGAAGAGAATAACATTGATATTGCTATCCGTTACGGCGATACACCCGATGAGCAAATGACGTCATACCTGCTTTCAGAGGATTCATTTACTGTCGTTGCAAGTCCTCAGTTGAAGATAAACAGCCTGGATGATTTACTGAATTTTCCACTTATCCATGTCAAGGAAAGACGCTTTCCAAAATATCCGGTTGATTGGGAAAAATGGCGCTCAATATTTGGTCCTTCGAGTTTAAACGTTGACGAAGGTGTACATTTTACTGACGAGGTTCATGCTATGCAGTACGTAATTGCCGGTCAGGGCGTATTCATTTCCAGCAGGGTCATTGCGGATGATGCTATAAATAATGGTTTGTTATATCAGCCGCTTGAGCAAAAGCTAACAGGATGTCGTTATTATTTCATTGAAAATAAAACGGGTGTTAAGAAAGAAATAATCACTCACTTTAGAAAATGGCTTATAGAACAAATTCAATTAAGTAAAAAACAATATATCACGGACAATGAATTTTAG
- a CDS encoding glutaminyl-peptide cyclotransferase: MSKYKYFLKNCNVIMAISIFMIFTASYSCAIPEKNGYKIIRKIPHNQESFTQGLISDGNNIIESTGFYNKSKINVIDSANGTLLKSKELPKDVWGEGLTKLNGRYYVLTWKENKLLVLDTDNFHIIESINYEGEGWGLTTDGKNLIMSNGSAELFYRNPSDFSVEKSIQVTYNSKKIEKINELEWIKGLIYANVWYTDIILVIDPTNGKVIKWIDLAGIQFSLDIFDKNTNTLNGIAYDPISDKIYVTGKNWSNIFEVKFTGNDPYK, from the coding sequence ATGAGTAAATATAAATATTTTCTTAAAAACTGTAATGTTATTATGGCCATATCTATTTTCATGATTTTCACGGCTAGCTATTCCTGCGCTATTCCGGAAAAAAATGGATACAAAATCATTCGTAAAATTCCTCACAACCAAGAATCATTTACACAAGGATTAATTTCAGATGGAAATAACATTATAGAATCCACTGGATTTTATAATAAATCAAAAATAAACGTTATCGATTCTGCTAATGGAACTCTACTCAAATCTAAAGAATTACCTAAAGATGTATGGGGAGAGGGATTAACTAAACTGAACGGGAGGTATTACGTTCTAACTTGGAAGGAAAATAAACTGTTAGTATTGGATACTGACAATTTTCATATCATTGAGTCAATTAACTATGAGGGGGAAGGATGGGGTTTAACGACTGATGGTAAAAACCTTATCATGAGTAATGGAAGTGCTGAGTTATTCTATCGTAACCCCTCAGATTTTTCGGTGGAAAAAAGCATTCAAGTTACTTACAACAGTAAGAAAATTGAGAAAATAAATGAACTCGAATGGATAAAGGGGCTGATTTACGCCAACGTCTGGTACACCGACATCATACTTGTTATCGACCCTACTAATGGGAAGGTCATTAAATGGATTGACTTGGCTGGTATACAATTTAGTCTTGATATTTTTGATAAAAATACCAACACATTGAATGGAATCGCTTATGATCCTATCTCCGATAAAATTTACGTGACGGGGAAAAATTGGTCAAATATATTTGAAGTTAAATTCACTGGGAATGACCCGTATAAATGA
- a CDS encoding non-ribosomal peptide synthetase codes for MDNKLGEMIQSGLRKNPENIAIQSEFLKLTYKELADKVEGVSNLLINKRITKHSCVIVELKRNIDCICYILALVNIGSAYVPVDPAHSKERKEFIKQDVGADFIISTNSISNNIEVMPLIAKNNMAIDNSQLPHIAYILYTSGTTGNPKGVKIKSSAVANLLSWMTETYGFNNETRIINKTALTFDASVWEIFISFFCGGTLFLADPDKDKIPRYLAETINKFNINTVQFVPAMLKKVLKEPAFKECRSLKNVFTGGETLASELAKSFFNLSDAALHNLYGPTETTIQVLTHTVTKTDLLGEIPIGKPVANVLVYIVTQDGKEAAVDEIGELCISGIALAEGYVHRETEESQKFVSMYSLPGAPFVYKTGDFAYRNAFGDIFFCGRIDEQIKVNGYRVDLNEIETVLNNHTSIDTAIVTKESRGEFTFLIAYLKCHQENGILFEQVNERIQNTLPHYMWPSDYYLINDVPLTAHGKIDRKALSVKLNKIKLTPTKHKVTDLNNELKISVLKIWRDVLNNDEIELDSDFYSCGGNSIEAMIISMKLNEQLGINLTFEDVLKLRNVINIVDSVS; via the coding sequence GTGGATAATAAACTAGGGGAAATGATACAAAGTGGTTTAAGAAAAAATCCAGAGAATATTGCCATTCAATCTGAATTTTTAAAATTAACTTATAAAGAATTGGCTGATAAAGTCGAGGGTGTATCTAATTTGTTAATTAATAAACGAATTACAAAACATTCTTGTGTGATAGTTGAGTTAAAAAGAAATATTGATTGCATATGTTACATATTAGCTTTGGTAAATATTGGTTCTGCTTATGTTCCTGTAGACCCCGCTCATTCTAAAGAAAGAAAGGAATTCATAAAACAAGATGTTGGCGCCGACTTTATTATTTCAACAAATAGCATATCTAATAATATAGAAGTAATGCCACTAATAGCAAAAAACAACATGGCAATTGATAATAGTCAGTTACCACATATCGCATATATTCTTTATACATCTGGAACAACAGGAAACCCTAAAGGGGTAAAAATTAAATCATCTGCCGTAGCCAACCTTCTCAGCTGGATGACTGAAACTTATGGTTTTAACAACGAAACCAGAATTATTAATAAAACGGCATTGACATTTGATGCTTCCGTGTGGGAAATATTTATCTCATTTTTTTGTGGCGGTACGCTTTTCTTGGCAGATCCTGATAAAGATAAAATTCCTCGCTATCTTGCTGAAACAATTAATAAATTTAATATAAATACTGTGCAGTTTGTTCCAGCCATGCTAAAAAAAGTTCTTAAAGAACCAGCCTTCAAAGAATGTAGATCGCTGAAAAACGTCTTTACAGGAGGAGAAACTCTAGCAAGTGAACTTGCCAAGTCTTTCTTTAATCTTTCTGACGCAGCCCTTCATAATCTTTATGGGCCAACAGAAACTACCATACAGGTGCTAACTCATACAGTGACGAAAACGGATTTACTAGGTGAAATTCCTATCGGAAAACCTGTTGCAAATGTTCTGGTTTATATTGTGACACAGGATGGTAAAGAAGCCGCTGTCGATGAAATCGGTGAGCTTTGTATAAGCGGTATTGCACTTGCCGAAGGATATGTTCATCGTGAAACTGAAGAGAGTCAAAAATTTGTCAGTATGTATTCCCTTCCTGGTGCACCATTTGTTTACAAAACCGGTGATTTTGCTTATCGGAACGCTTTTGGAGATATTTTTTTCTGTGGTCGCATCGATGAACAGATAAAAGTTAACGGCTACCGTGTTGATTTGAATGAGATAGAAACTGTCTTAAACAATCATACCTCCATTGACACTGCAATTGTTACTAAGGAATCTAGAGGAGAATTTACGTTCTTGATTGCATATCTTAAATGTCATCAAGAGAATGGAATTCTTTTTGAGCAGGTCAATGAACGAATACAGAATACACTTCCACACTATATGTGGCCATCTGATTACTATCTTATTAATGATGTGCCATTAACTGCACATGGAAAAATTGATCGTAAAGCTCTTTCCGTAAAATTGAATAAGATAAAGCTCACTCCTACAAAACATAAAGTCACTGATTTAAATAATGAATTAAAAATCTCCGTATTGAAGATATGGCGTGATGTTTTAAATAATGATGAAATAGAACTGGATAGTGATTTTTATTCTTGTGGAGGAAACTCTATTGAGGCAATGATTATTTCAATGAAATTGAATGAACAGCTAGGAATAAATTTAACTTTTGAAGATGTGCTCAAGCTTAGAAATGTTATCAACATTGTAGATAGTGTTTCCTGA
- a CDS encoding condensation domain-containing protein, with product MIKATLTVESIWKADLKTHKNSTSYNEYRTVCIQGPISIAKLSTAAEKVLARHSAFSIKYMYEDDGLWIENSYPISAKDICVIKATSEKQAQYLLEEFIYKAFDIQLSPLYRFTIIHCEENEKVFVNLTAHHTIVDGWSFSIFF from the coding sequence ATGATTAAAGCAACGCTTACAGTAGAAAGTATCTGGAAAGCCGATCTCAAAACACATAAAAATAGTACCAGCTACAATGAATATAGAACGGTGTGTATTCAGGGGCCAATATCAATTGCTAAACTTTCTACTGCAGCAGAGAAAGTTCTAGCGCGTCACAGTGCTTTTTCTATTAAATATATGTATGAAGATGATGGATTATGGATTGAAAATAGTTATCCTATTTCTGCTAAGGACATCTGTGTCATTAAAGCTACTTCAGAAAAACAGGCACAATATCTGTTAGAGGAATTTATTTATAAAGCCTTTGATATTCAGTTAAGTCCATTATATCGATTCACCATAATACACTGCGAAGAAAATGAAAAGGTGTTTGTGAACTTGACTGCACATCATACCATCGTTGATGGATGGTCTTTCTCTATATTTTTTTAA
- a CDS encoding non-ribosomal peptide synthetase translates to MDGLSLYFFKELAEEYKKDHNTEKIQLQVGTRDFRKAAQAELDSLVNGNIKESLDYWKLQHHVIADNLKLPTDYIRKSSIEQEGSSIEFVLNNDISQQIRELSSKKNISVYTIFMALYSALLYRYTEQSEINIGVPVLNRHNLEDMSVIGCFVNTLALHFEFSQEINFRNILEMTSIKLNEALLHQRVPFPLLVKELNIKTDPSVNPLFQTMLTWLGKDSIIDFGEGLSTKDIHIKRRHVKFDLLVNIREQHSGQFILDIEYNCAVFKNSTINRIFNHFETLSASILSDVDAPINHAELLSVNERQEILAWNATKKTYPKTNVLEMIISIMKERSSSVALEFGNSTLTYGRLNSLTSDIAQWLFAKTKSEFIGVIMERSFDMTIALLAIMRSGKAWVPIDPEYPQDRIDYMIQDSGVELILTQDKFFGKLKNFRGEAITLEKALNDVPDSDSSGPSINLTPDSRAYMIYTSGSTGKPKGVINTHKGMFNRLYWMQEQYRLTPKDRVLQKTPFSFDVSVWEFFWPLMFGARIVIATPGGHRDTTYLKDLIADKRITILHFVPSMLNAFLKEDDLSIKCSSLINVFCSGEALSAEIIKSFYSQLSCSLHNLYGPTEAAIDVSFWKCDKNYSGNVVPIGKPIANTQLFVLNKALRMQPVGIAGELFISGVQLAEGYNNKPELTDKAFIDVRSEDGKHTRMYKTGDLARYNSSGNIEYIGRVDHQIKLRGFRIELGEIEAVILTVNKVREAAVILDESTGIKRLVAYLSLNASSKNSNEQYEISKIKTEISQKLPGFMVPSHFVFMETLPLSANGKLDRRALPVPLAHHTEPKEIEFNSEKEALFHRIISKLIPSSSFNLGDNFFNIGGDSILALRLISELKKNALTLTLRDIYEARNISEMVLMASDLNFHRVKKMEPYYLIDSADKAVVSNKGIDAWPMSVLQKGMVYHSLLHEESSVYHDIFSYEIDDASVSELTTRIERAFKRNEQLQCVFDMTTCSVPIQICLAEPVKDITRIQVIGDLNDHLVHWEYKRKQVPFDFESGPLVRFTLHTVDESVKALSLDFHHAVLDGWSVATLINEIVNGTVVEPQSEVENLNNGYATFVAAESEAVNCRDSEAYWMNTIQQETCKGFGLDVDVHTSKSESIILSDDFVLTLRELSRKHSVPLKTVALYFHCLTLRTVSGQKNICFGHVVNGRLEYEGAEKSLGLYLNTVPFIVKESSISESDLLNDIFNTEKFSLDHRRFPLANMLKAANRDNVFDVVFNFTDFHAYALEKNFIRRARYYEQTNFPVMLHFARDPFTGGYSVTLNYHDTVKNSTFVKDYISSFNQLQIPERGLPVPEDLVTIFHNVTKNHFGIDDNYHSRGVDSISALRIAALLKKAGYYAKLRNIVESTSLTEFWASIQNKMEEQTDAEIPQFTFDIPAALKEDQTAEDYYPLTDTQLLMIEAYHEEANFSTYHDIFGYELSLRCVPEYIENVLEGLIAAHPVLRTSFVINEGTIPLQKVHKKSFLNHQNSDFSQSDKLNAYHKYLRWFEAEKEKPFDFSKQELVRFYSHKIGEERFYLTISFHHSILDGFSLSQLIRSFVTDYQNLLNKKPILREELPIPTFREYCLLSKAESLSHEAKAFWKEVLFEEPILKLPFTFSESGRKWSETKITFESDLSLGLADVAQKSGVSLKHLLQAVHFTVLKTLFNTPELISSMFSGGRTDCLHSEKTLGMFLNFLPVRCNLSDLTITEAAHQLRDFENRSLPYKRFSLSEINSLSRHKSYLTTCFNFTRFSNYQAISNPQTSGNDGSPLVRTLWFEHTHFGLLVNAGFDLSLNEIVITLNAKSKVISEFELEQLAQMYMNTARAAVSIHNLESITIHSPNVDISSAREIGKAYEAN, encoded by the coding sequence ATGGATGGTCTTTCTCTATATTTTTTTAAAGAGCTGGCTGAAGAGTACAAGAAAGACCATAATACCGAGAAAATTCAGCTGCAAGTTGGAACCAGAGATTTCAGAAAGGCAGCTCAAGCTGAACTTGATAGTCTCGTGAACGGAAATATTAAAGAGTCTCTTGACTACTGGAAACTACAACACCACGTTATTGCTGATAATTTAAAGCTTCCTACTGATTATATACGTAAATCTTCGATAGAGCAGGAAGGTTCATCTATTGAATTTGTATTGAATAATGATATTTCACAACAAATTAGAGAACTATCATCTAAAAAAAATATTTCTGTCTATACCATTTTCATGGCCTTATATTCTGCCCTGCTATACAGATATACAGAACAAAGCGAAATCAATATAGGAGTACCGGTGCTGAATAGGCACAATCTTGAAGACATGTCAGTGATTGGGTGTTTTGTAAATACCCTAGCATTGCATTTCGAATTCAGCCAAGAAATCAATTTCCGAAATATACTAGAAATGACAAGCATAAAATTGAATGAAGCATTATTGCACCAGAGAGTGCCATTTCCATTACTTGTCAAGGAACTAAATATCAAGACTGATCCTAGTGTAAATCCCCTTTTTCAGACTATGCTCACTTGGCTTGGTAAAGACAGTATTATTGATTTTGGAGAGGGGCTATCTACAAAAGATATTCACATAAAACGCCGACATGTAAAATTTGATCTCCTTGTCAACATTCGGGAACAACATAGTGGACAGTTCATTCTGGATATTGAATATAATTGTGCTGTTTTTAAAAATTCAACCATCAATCGTATTTTCAATCATTTTGAAACCCTGTCAGCGTCAATCCTGAGTGATGTAGATGCACCGATCAACCACGCTGAGCTTCTCTCTGTTAACGAGCGTCAGGAAATACTGGCCTGGAACGCCACGAAAAAAACTTATCCAAAAACGAATGTTCTGGAAATGATCATCTCTATTATGAAAGAACGTAGCTCGTCAGTTGCGTTGGAATTCGGTAATAGTACTCTCACTTACGGAAGGCTTAATTCTCTGACATCAGACATTGCTCAATGGCTATTTGCTAAAACTAAAAGCGAGTTCATCGGTGTTATTATGGAAAGATCCTTCGATATGACTATCGCTCTGTTAGCCATCATGAGGTCAGGTAAAGCTTGGGTGCCGATCGATCCAGAATATCCTCAAGATCGTATTGATTATATGATTCAGGATTCTGGTGTAGAATTAATCCTTACGCAGGATAAATTCTTTGGAAAGCTAAAAAACTTTCGCGGAGAAGCCATAACACTTGAAAAAGCTTTAAACGATGTACCTGATTCTGATTCCAGTGGCCCCTCAATAAACCTGACGCCGGATAGCAGAGCCTACATGATTTATACGTCTGGCTCAACAGGCAAACCAAAAGGAGTTATTAATACTCACAAAGGTATGTTCAACCGACTCTACTGGATGCAGGAACAATACAGATTAACGCCAAAAGACCGTGTTCTTCAGAAGACACCATTCAGTTTTGATGTTTCTGTGTGGGAATTTTTCTGGCCGCTTATGTTCGGAGCCCGTATTGTCATAGCAACTCCCGGGGGACACAGAGACACTACCTATCTAAAAGATCTAATCGCAGATAAAAGAATAACTATCCTCCATTTTGTTCCTTCAATGCTCAATGCGTTCCTTAAAGAAGATGATCTCAGCATAAAATGTTCGAGTCTGATCAATGTTTTTTGCAGCGGTGAAGCTCTCTCTGCGGAGATAATAAAATCATTTTACTCCCAGCTTTCCTGTAGTCTTCACAATTTATATGGCCCTACTGAAGCTGCGATCGATGTATCTTTCTGGAAATGTGATAAAAATTACAGTGGAAATGTTGTTCCTATCGGCAAGCCTATCGCGAATACTCAACTTTTTGTTTTGAACAAAGCCCTTAGAATGCAGCCCGTAGGTATTGCTGGAGAACTATTTATTTCAGGTGTGCAACTTGCAGAAGGATATAATAATAAACCTGAGCTGACAGATAAGGCCTTTATTGATGTAAGAAGTGAAGATGGCAAACATACTAGGATGTACAAAACCGGAGATTTGGCTCGATATAATTCGAGTGGAAATATTGAATATATTGGAAGAGTAGATCATCAAATTAAACTCAGAGGTTTCAGAATTGAGCTTGGTGAAATTGAAGCTGTTATTTTAACTGTAAATAAGGTTAGGGAAGCTGCCGTTATTCTTGACGAATCCACTGGAATCAAGAGACTAGTGGCTTATTTGTCCCTGAATGCCAGTTCCAAAAATAGTAATGAACAATATGAAATATCTAAGATTAAAACCGAAATATCGCAAAAATTGCCCGGATTTATGGTTCCGAGTCATTTCGTTTTTATGGAAACACTCCCCCTCTCAGCAAATGGAAAACTAGACCGCCGAGCTCTGCCTGTACCTTTAGCACACCATACTGAACCGAAAGAAATTGAGTTCAATAGCGAAAAAGAAGCTTTATTCCATAGAATAATCAGCAAATTAATTCCATCCAGTTCTTTCAACCTTGGTGACAACTTCTTTAACATAGGTGGTGATTCGATTCTAGCTCTGAGATTAATCTCAGAACTTAAAAAGAATGCATTAACGCTTACGCTTAGAGATATTTATGAAGCGAGAAACATTTCTGAAATGGTTCTAATGGCTTCGGATTTAAATTTCCATCGTGTAAAAAAGATGGAACCTTATTATTTAATTGACTCAGCAGATAAAGCAGTAGTCAGCAACAAAGGAATTGATGCATGGCCTATGAGTGTTCTGCAAAAAGGGATGGTCTACCATTCTTTACTTCACGAAGAATCATCAGTTTACCATGATATTTTTTCCTATGAAATTGATGATGCATCTGTAAGTGAACTCACTACAAGAATAGAAAGAGCATTTAAGCGTAACGAACAGCTGCAATGTGTCTTTGATATGACAACCTGCAGTGTTCCTATACAGATATGTTTAGCAGAGCCTGTCAAGGACATCACCAGAATCCAGGTCATAGGTGATCTCAACGACCATCTGGTTCACTGGGAGTATAAGCGCAAACAGGTACCTTTTGATTTTGAATCTGGTCCGCTAGTTCGCTTCACCCTGCACACCGTTGATGAGAGTGTAAAAGCTCTGTCATTGGATTTCCACCATGCGGTGCTCGATGGCTGGAGTGTAGCCACATTGATTAATGAAATAGTGAACGGTACTGTTGTTGAACCTCAATCAGAAGTTGAAAATCTAAACAACGGTTATGCAACTTTTGTAGCAGCTGAATCTGAAGCTGTGAATTGCCGGGACAGTGAAGCTTACTGGATGAATACCATCCAACAGGAAACCTGTAAAGGTTTTGGATTAGATGTTGATGTTCATACAAGCAAATCAGAATCTATTATACTTTCAGATGATTTTGTTCTTACACTGCGTGAACTGAGTAGGAAACATTCAGTGCCTTTGAAAACGGTCGCTCTATATTTCCACTGCCTCACCTTGCGTACTGTGAGTGGTCAAAAAAACATTTGCTTTGGTCATGTCGTTAATGGCCGACTTGAATATGAAGGGGCCGAAAAATCGCTGGGATTGTATCTGAACACTGTTCCATTTATTGTGAAAGAATCGTCTATTTCCGAAAGCGATCTCCTCAATGATATTTTTAACACCGAAAAGTTCAGCCTTGATCATCGCAGATTTCCACTTGCAAACATGCTGAAAGCAGCTAATCGTGACAACGTCTTTGACGTGGTATTTAATTTCACCGATTTTCACGCCTATGCTCTTGAAAAGAATTTCATCAGGCGAGCGCGTTACTACGAGCAGACTAACTTTCCGGTGATGCTCCATTTTGCCCGAGATCCGTTTACCGGGGGCTATTCCGTAACGTTGAATTATCATGACACTGTTAAAAATAGTACATTTGTCAAAGACTATATTTCAAGTTTTAACCAGCTACAGATACCGGAAAGGGGGCTTCCAGTACCTGAAGATTTGGTAACCATTTTCCACAACGTCACAAAAAACCACTTCGGGATAGATGATAATTATCATTCCCGAGGAGTGGATTCAATCTCCGCACTGCGTATAGCCGCATTGCTCAAAAAAGCTGGTTATTATGCCAAACTTAGAAATATCGTTGAGTCAACTAGTCTGACAGAATTCTGGGCGTCCATTCAGAATAAAATGGAAGAGCAAACAGATGCTGAAATTCCTCAATTCACATTCGATATCCCTGCCGCCCTGAAGGAAGATCAGACGGCAGAGGACTATTATCCTCTAACAGACACACAGCTGTTAATGATTGAGGCTTATCACGAGGAAGCAAACTTTTCAACATATCACGACATATTTGGGTATGAATTGAGTCTCCGCTGTGTGCCTGAATATATTGAAAATGTTCTGGAGGGACTAATCGCTGCTCATCCAGTACTCCGTACAAGCTTCGTTATAAATGAAGGAACCATTCCTCTGCAGAAAGTACATAAAAAAAGCTTTTTGAACCATCAAAATTCAGATTTTAGCCAATCAGATAAACTTAACGCGTATCATAAATACCTCCGTTGGTTTGAAGCTGAGAAAGAAAAGCCTTTTGATTTCAGTAAACAGGAACTGGTACGATTCTATAGCCATAAAATTGGAGAGGAACGTTTCTATCTCACTATCAGCTTCCATCACAGTATTCTGGATGGCTTTAGTCTATCCCAGTTAATCAGGTCGTTTGTGACGGACTACCAAAATTTGCTGAACAAGAAACCCATTCTGAGAGAAGAATTACCGATACCCACCTTCAGGGAGTATTGTTTGCTCAGTAAGGCTGAATCACTCTCGCATGAGGCAAAAGCTTTCTGGAAAGAAGTGCTTTTTGAAGAACCTATACTTAAGCTGCCATTTACTTTCAGTGAAAGTGGCCGCAAATGGTCAGAGACGAAAATCACCTTCGAGTCAGATCTTTCCCTAGGACTCGCTGATGTAGCCCAGAAATCCGGAGTTTCACTGAAACATCTTCTACAGGCGGTACACTTCACTGTCCTCAAAACTCTTTTTAATACTCCTGAGCTGATTTCGAGTATGTTCAGCGGGGGAAGAACGGACTGCCTTCACTCAGAGAAAACCTTAGGTATGTTTTTGAATTTTCTTCCTGTCAGATGCAACCTTTCAGATTTGACTATCACTGAAGCAGCCCATCAACTCAGGGATTTCGAAAATAGATCTCTTCCTTACAAGCGCTTTTCCTTAAGCGAAATTAATTCACTGTCTCGTCATAAGAGTTATCTGACTACATGTTTCAATTTCACCCGATTCTCAAACTATCAGGCAATCTCGAATCCTCAGACGAGCGGAAACGATGGAAGCCCCTTGGTTCGAACCTTATGGTTTGAGCACACCCACTTTGGCCTGCTCGTTAATGCAGGATTTGATCTTTCCCTTAATGAAATAGTCATCACCCTAAATGCAAAAAGCAAAGTAATTTCAGAGTTTGAATTGGAGCAGTTAGCACAGATGTACATGAATACGGCACGCGCAGCAGTATCTATTCATAACCTTGAAAGCATCACCATCCACTCTCCCAACGTAGATATCAGCTCAGCACGCGAAATAGGAAAAGCATATGAAGCTAATTAA
- a CDS encoding RidA family protein, producing MKLINPTEIHPPIGEYSHQALLGSNKSLLVISGQIGMYQDGSVPDDQSQQFSLALNNIRINIEAQKLNIQDIVKMTFYWSGEILEARKRNHILNTWLEGHRPCMTMMVVKALARSDLLIEVDALVIGVTHD from the coding sequence ATGAAGCTAATTAATCCTACTGAGATCCATCCTCCCATAGGGGAATATTCCCATCAAGCATTGCTCGGAAGTAATAAATCACTGCTTGTTATCTCGGGTCAGATAGGTATGTACCAAGACGGCTCAGTCCCTGACGATCAATCCCAGCAGTTCAGTTTAGCGCTTAACAACATTCGTATAAATATAGAAGCGCAAAAGCTAAACATACAAGATATTGTCAAAATGACCTTTTACTGGAGTGGTGAAATATTGGAAGCCAGAAAGCGTAACCACATTTTGAATACATGGCTTGAAGGACATCGACCATGTATGACCATGATGGTAGTCAAGGCATTGGCAAGATCAGATTTGTTAATTGAAGTTGATGCTCTTGTGATAGGAGTAACACATGATTAG